From the genome of Glycine max cultivar Williams 82 chromosome 2, Glycine_max_v4.0, whole genome shotgun sequence, one region includes:
- the LOC100802341 gene encoding uncharacterized protein, whose product MGSQNRQGFQQSGPLGFYQKGNLSQGQGWRSYQGNNINQGGPSYQDKERYFRRFLDIFKRLEITIPFGEALQQMPLYSKFLKDLLTKKGKYINNETIVVEGNCSAVIQKLPPKFKDPGSVTIPCSIRDVSVGKALIDLGASINLMSLSMCRRIRNLKIDPTRMTLQLANRSITRLFVVVGDVLVKVRHFTFPVDFVIMDIKEDEEIPLILGRPFMLATKCVVKMGNGNLELSVNDQKVTFNLFEVVKHPSANKPCFKVEAVEQEVDHAMQHLTTHSPLEKALINTVDCLTNEEEKDLKACLEDLERLKRVHAGEDTVEALKKDKPPEKPSLELKILPTHLKYAFLEENGVKPVVISNSLS is encoded by the coding sequence ATGGGAAGTCAGAATCGTCAGGGATTCCAGCAAAGCGGACCACTAGGCTTCTATCAGAAAGGCAACCTTTCACAGGGCCAAGGATGGAGATCTTATCAAGGGAATAATATCAACCAAGGGGGACCATCCTATCAGGATAAAGAACGTTACTTCAGGCGGTTCCTTGACATATTCAAAAGACTAGAGATTACTATCCCTTTTGGAGAGGCCCTACAGCAGATGCCGTTATACTCAAAGTTCTTAAAGGACCTACTCACTAAGAAGGGAAAGTACATCAACAATGAGACCATTGTCGTAGAAGGCAACTGTAGTGCAGTGATTCAAAAGTTGCCTCCTAAGTTCAAAGACCCAGGAAGTGTCACCATCCCTTGCTCTATTAGGGATGTATCGGTAGGAAAGGCTCTTATTGATTTAGGAGCAAGTATCAATTTAATGTCGCTTTCCATGTGCAGAAGAATAAGGAACCTAAAAATTGACCCCACTAGGATGACACTCCAACTGGCAAATCGCTCCATCACTAGGCTATTTGTAGTAGTAGGAGACGTCTTGGTCAAAGTCCGCCACTTCACCTTTCCGGTGGACTTCGTGATCATGGACATTAAGGAAGATGAAGAAATTCCCTTGATTTTGGGGAGACCATTTATGCTGGCCACCAAATGTGTAGTGAAGATGGGAAATGGGAACCTGGAGCTAAGCGTGAATGATCAAAAGGTCACCTTCAACCTTTTTGAAGTAGTTAAACATCCCAGCGCAAACAAACCATGCTTCAAGGTGGAGGCAGTTGAGCAAGAGGTAGACCACGCAATGCAACACCTGACCACTCACTCACCATTGGAAAAGGCACTAATAAACACAGTAGATTGCCTGACCAATGAGGAGGAAAAAGATCTGAAGGCCTGCCTGGAAGACTTGGAGCGGCTCAAGAGGGTTCATGCAGGGGAAGATACTGTTGAAGCCCTAAAGAAAGACAAACCTCCAGAAAAGCCAAGTTTGGAGTTGAAGATTCTCCCCACACACTTGAAGTATGCCTTTCTAGAGGAGAATGGCGTTAAGCCAGTCGTAATCAGCAACAGCTTGTCATAA